Proteins encoded by one window of Chondromyces crocatus:
- a CDS encoding kelch repeat-containing protein: MKNGLGLWGLATLVLSMLMVVGSLGCAASDDVPGDAADLLRRRFPAQADEVLGHGADDSPFPTPTGFALGLPGPNGTWQQLRAHLPHDGSDWLTLDGPGSFSVRVREAGATGAGERIEGAVTYRRAGGSSFWRAAAGGVEEWLLLTPQPDAQGRPPRETEVTWQVDGAALRQRGDAVELLDDAGRARLQVTAPRAFGSDGQPIDVRLEARGETLALRVATSDAPVLVDPLWLPLNPMSVARFNHTATLLDDGRVLVAGGWDNVDFHDSAELHDPQTGTWTTTGAMNASRHHHTATLLDDGRVLVAGGFGGGGYEASAQRYDPLTDTWADTDAMSVARSGHTATVLADGRVLVAGGYASGVFHTGAEIHYPTLETWATVGSLATGRHMHTATLLSDGRVLVTGGIASSGPLASAELYDPGTNTWSAAGSLGTPRYEHTATLLTGGRVLVTGGRGDAGFEASAELYDPVSMTWTATGPLSVARHRHEATRLADGRVLVAGGQGSSGVLASAELYDPALSAWVLAPSTNRPRTMHTATALPGGDVLLVGGENVDDAEVYKPAAMTSWVVSSPLNEKRFSHTATLLNDGRVLVAGGFESGSALVSAELYGPGTGMWTSTGAQTTARGYHTATLLADGRVLVAGGWNGSAYQASAELYDPILGTWTTTSALNEARYSHTATLLSDGRVLVAGGTGPAGAMASAELYDPQSGTWAFTDALSDARFDGRAILLGDGRVFVTGGIGLAGTLASVELYDPLSEAWSTGIPMSATRHALTATLLNSGLVLVAGGEGDGFVRTSAELYDPLSGTWTLTGALPIGTSYHTATLLSDGSVLVAGGLAINPLGSTAIYSPTTGLWSPSGTLYAARFHHTATPLNDGRVLVVGGYFGGLALPQTELYTGPQGGLPFGAACTSGITCASGFCVNDVCCNAACSGPCIACTAALTGGSGIDGLCGPIQAGTDPKDACPADATPCGNTGQCDGAGACQKRPQGTPCGAGTCLPPNQIQARACDGLGACVDALQSCGTYLCASGACLPHCVLDTQCTTDAHCTSSGACLPDKPPGAPCILPKECVTHACIAGTCTFDSDDDGIPDALDNCIDTPNTPQTDTDGDGLGDACDPDDDNDGIPDALDNCPLFPNPDQADINNDGIGDACDCNHPPKPDGSSCDDGNACTLTDTCQSGTCVGSNPFICIQPDPLACRVAFCEPTTGSCVHPYKTDGSPCPEGECIAGGCFTGQIPGTFPTGTGGEGGTGGEGGSAEGGGAPTTSAGAGGASPTFGIEGDPSTLLHGNGCTVTPGVSDGPRGGTSSTAPWLLTAALAIAARRRRSARLPAAALPLEATGSRCRPPLPLAHLVDVAAPATSGPRTTK, translated from the coding sequence ATGAAAAACGGTCTTGGGCTGTGGGGGCTCGCCACGCTCGTCCTCTCGATGCTGATGGTGGTGGGCTCGCTGGGCTGCGCCGCGTCCGACGACGTGCCGGGCGACGCCGCGGACCTCCTGCGCCGACGATTCCCCGCGCAGGCCGACGAGGTCCTCGGCCACGGCGCCGACGACTCTCCTTTTCCGACCCCGACCGGCTTCGCGCTGGGCCTCCCTGGCCCCAACGGCACCTGGCAACAGCTTCGCGCACACCTCCCCCACGACGGCAGCGACTGGCTCACGCTCGACGGCCCTGGCAGCTTCTCGGTGCGCGTGCGGGAAGCTGGCGCCACGGGTGCGGGCGAGCGGATCGAAGGCGCCGTCACCTACCGGCGCGCGGGCGGCTCTTCCTTCTGGCGTGCAGCGGCGGGCGGCGTGGAAGAGTGGCTCCTGCTCACGCCCCAGCCCGACGCGCAGGGGCGCCCCCCCCGCGAGACCGAGGTGACATGGCAGGTCGACGGCGCGGCCCTTCGCCAGCGCGGCGATGCCGTGGAGCTGCTGGACGACGCGGGTCGTGCGCGCCTCCAGGTGACCGCCCCGCGCGCCTTCGGGAGCGATGGCCAGCCCATCGACGTGCGGCTCGAAGCCCGGGGCGAGACCCTCGCCCTGCGGGTCGCGACCTCGGACGCGCCGGTCCTGGTCGACCCCCTCTGGCTCCCCCTGAACCCCATGAGCGTCGCGCGCTTCAACCACACCGCGACCTTGCTCGACGACGGCCGCGTGCTCGTCGCAGGCGGCTGGGACAACGTCGACTTCCACGACAGCGCAGAGCTCCACGACCCGCAGACGGGGACCTGGACGACCACCGGCGCGATGAACGCCAGCCGCCATCACCACACCGCGACCTTGCTCGACGACGGCCGTGTGCTCGTCGCAGGCGGCTTCGGAGGCGGTGGCTACGAGGCGAGCGCCCAGCGCTACGACCCCCTGACGGACACCTGGGCGGACACCGACGCGATGAGCGTGGCGCGCTCGGGTCACACCGCGACTGTGCTCGCCGACGGCCGCGTGCTCGTCGCAGGGGGCTATGCCTCCGGTGTCTTCCACACCGGCGCGGAGATCCACTACCCCACGCTGGAGACCTGGGCGACCGTCGGCTCCCTGGCCACGGGGCGCCACATGCACACGGCGACGCTGCTGAGCGACGGCCGCGTGCTCGTGACGGGCGGCATCGCGAGCAGCGGCCCTCTGGCGAGCGCCGAGCTCTACGACCCCGGCACGAACACGTGGTCTGCCGCCGGATCGCTGGGCACCCCGCGCTACGAGCACACGGCGACCTTGCTGACCGGTGGCCGTGTGCTCGTCACGGGTGGCCGTGGCGACGCCGGGTTCGAAGCGAGCGCGGAGCTGTACGACCCCGTGTCGATGACGTGGACCGCCACCGGACCGCTCTCCGTGGCGCGTCATCGTCACGAGGCGACGCGCCTGGCCGACGGCCGCGTGCTCGTCGCCGGCGGCCAGGGGAGCAGCGGCGTCCTCGCGAGCGCGGAGCTGTACGACCCCGCCCTCTCCGCGTGGGTCCTGGCCCCATCGACGAACCGCCCTCGCACCATGCACACCGCCACCGCGCTCCCGGGCGGTGACGTGCTCCTCGTCGGCGGCGAGAACGTCGACGACGCCGAGGTCTACAAGCCTGCAGCCATGACCTCCTGGGTCGTCTCCAGCCCGCTGAACGAGAAGCGCTTCTCGCACACCGCGACCTTGCTGAACGACGGCCGCGTCCTCGTCGCCGGCGGCTTCGAGTCCGGCAGCGCCCTCGTGAGCGCCGAACTCTATGGTCCCGGGACGGGGATGTGGACGAGCACCGGCGCGCAGACCACCGCGCGGGGCTATCACACGGCGACCTTGCTGGCAGACGGCCGTGTGCTCGTCGCCGGCGGCTGGAACGGCAGCGCCTACCAGGCGAGCGCCGAACTCTACGACCCCATCCTGGGAACCTGGACGACCACGAGCGCGCTGAACGAGGCGCGCTACAGCCACACGGCGACCTTGCTGAGCGACGGCCGCGTGCTCGTCGCCGGCGGCACCGGACCCGCGGGCGCCATGGCGAGCGCGGAGCTGTACGACCCCCAGTCGGGGACATGGGCGTTCACCGATGCCCTGAGTGACGCCCGCTTCGACGGTCGAGCGATCCTGCTGGGAGACGGCCGCGTCTTCGTGACGGGCGGCATCGGGCTGGCTGGCACCCTGGCGAGCGTGGAGCTGTACGATCCCCTCTCGGAGGCGTGGTCGACCGGCATCCCGATGAGCGCCACGCGACACGCGCTGACGGCGACCTTGCTGAACAGCGGCCTCGTCCTCGTGGCGGGGGGTGAGGGCGACGGCTTCGTCCGGACGAGCGCGGAGCTGTACGACCCCCTGTCGGGCACCTGGACGCTCACCGGCGCGCTGCCGATCGGCACGAGCTACCACACGGCGACGTTGCTGAGCGACGGCAGCGTGCTCGTCGCAGGCGGCCTCGCCATCAACCCCCTCGGAAGCACCGCCATCTACAGCCCGACCACGGGCCTCTGGTCTCCCTCCGGGACCCTGTACGCCGCCCGGTTTCATCACACGGCGACCCCACTGAACGACGGCCGTGTGCTCGTCGTCGGCGGGTATTTCGGCGGCCTCGCCCTCCCCCAGACCGAGCTCTACACCGGCCCCCAGGGCGGCCTCCCGTTCGGCGCGGCGTGCACCTCTGGCATCACCTGCGCCAGCGGCTTCTGCGTCAACGACGTCTGCTGCAACGCTGCCTGCAGCGGCCCGTGCATCGCCTGCACCGCGGCCCTCACGGGCGGCAGCGGCATCGACGGCCTGTGCGGCCCGATCCAGGCCGGCACCGACCCGAAAGACGCCTGCCCCGCCGACGCCACCCCCTGCGGCAACACCGGCCAGTGCGACGGCGCCGGCGCCTGCCAGAAGCGCCCCCAGGGCACCCCTTGCGGCGCCGGCACCTGCCTCCCCCCCAACCAGATCCAGGCCCGCGCCTGCGACGGCCTCGGCGCCTGCGTTGACGCCCTCCAGTCCTGCGGCACCTACCTCTGCGCGAGCGGCGCCTGCCTCCCCCACTGCGTCCTCGACACCCAGTGCACCACCGACGCCCACTGCACCTCGAGCGGCGCCTGCCTCCCCGACAAGCCTCCCGGCGCCCCGTGCATCCTGCCCAAGGAGTGCGTCACCCACGCCTGCATCGCCGGCACCTGCACCTTCGACAGCGACGACGACGGCATCCCCGACGCCCTCGACAACTGCATCGACACCCCCAACACCCCGCAGACCGACACCGACGGCGACGGCCTCGGCGACGCCTGCGACCCCGACGACGACAACGACGGCATCCCCGACGCGCTCGACAACTGCCCCCTCTTCCCGAACCCCGACCAGGCCGACATCAACAACGACGGCATCGGCGACGCCTGCGACTGCAACCACCCCCCCAAGCCCGACGGCTCCTCCTGCGACGACGGCAACGCCTGCACCCTGACCGACACCTGCCAGTCCGGCACCTGCGTCGGCAGCAACCCGTTCATCTGCATCCAGCCCGACCCCCTGGCCTGCCGCGTCGCCTTCTGCGAGCCCACCACCGGCTCCTGCGTCCACCCCTACAAGACCGACGGCTCCCCTTGCCCCGAAGGCGAGTGCATCGCTGGCGGCTGCTTCACCGGCCAGATCCCCGGCACCTTCCCGACCGGCACCGGCGGCGAAGGCGGCACCGGCGGCGAGGGCGGCAGCGCCGAAGGCGGCGGCGCGCCCACGACCAGCGCTGGCGCTGGCGGCGCTTCCCCGACCTTCGGGATCGAAGGCGATCCCAGCACCCTTCTCCACGGCAACGGCTGCACCGTGACCCCCGGCGTGAGCGACGGCCCTCGTGGCGGCACGTCCTCCACGGCCCCCTGGCTGCTCACTGCAGCCCTCGCCATCGCCGCACGCCGCCGCAGGAGCGCTCGCCTCCCCGCGGCCGCGCTCCCGTTGGAGGCGACCGGCAGTCGCTGCCGTCCACCGCTTCCCCTCGCGCACCTCGTCGACGTCGCCGCCC
- a CDS encoding kelch repeat-containing protein: MKSSIGLRVLVTFLVTLLMVVSVLGCASRDDLGGSAADRIRQRFPAHAAEVLGHPADAAPVSTDTGFALGLPGPRDTSPSVRAQLPRDGSDWIHLEAPGDFHVRVREDGATGAGHLVDATVSYRRNDGASFWRTAADGIEEWLLLDPAPSSAATARETELTWQIDGATLRQRADAIDLLDDVGRPRLQVTAPRAFGEDGRSLPVTLEARGTTIALRVETAGALALVDPLWRPVAAMSIERQAHTATRLANGRVLIVGGHHFGDELASAELYDPATSAWALTSAMNAPRAYHSATPLSNGRVLVIGGLSNGDYPPSAELYNPVGGTWSPVNFPGPGRFRHTATLLPSGNVLVVGGYNGSHLSSVLIYETTTTSWFAEDPITFARSAHTATLLNDGRVLIVGGYGNGGYLASVELFDPSNGTWAQTGSLNIGRYRHTATLLSDGRVLVTGGEGNDGLQVSAELYDPSNGTWTEVGAMDRGRFDHAAVLTADGRVLVTGGSWGGDEEASAELYDPAQDTWTRAPSMVFPRTEHTATLLQSGDILIAGSLAWATAEVYLPAATNSWTPGAPMNVSRSGPSATPLVDGRVLVAGGHGDGGHLSTAELYDPTNGTWTAAGPMSTTRYGHTATRLAAGSVLVTGSVTGDRRGDIYDPTTNVWTPTGSMSLARDAHTATLLSDGRVLVVGGKSGAVVHEGAELYDPMGGTWTTTGAMSTPRSHHTATRLANGRVLVTGGYGTVSFLASAEIYDPGNGSWIPVSPMSIERGSHTATLLNDGRVLVIGGMGHGSDIAQGELFDPGTGTWTPALSVSAMRYGHTAALLSDGRVLVAGGRTSNGLLGDTALFDPANSSWSRVGTLFRGRMESTATLLQDSRVLLAGGHSGGFFLTQTELHGSLQSGLPLGAACASGGTCASGFCADGVCCDTPCTGTCAACTVALKGGGVSGQCGPVRVGTDPGDECPSENTPCGNTGQCDGAGACQKRPQGTSCGTGTCLDINQAQTRACDGLGACVDVPQPCGNYLCDSGACYAHCVIDNQCIVEAHCTSNGTCIFDKPLGAPCRLPKECQSQACLASVCAADADRDDIPDALDNCPDVPNTPQTDTDGDGLGDACDPDDDNDGILDAADNCPLIPNPDQADVNGDGLGDACDCASPAKPNGAPCDDGNPCTLADTCQNGACVGGSPFTCPQPDPLACRFSVCEPAIGTCAHPVKIDGAPCPDGECIAGGCFTGQNPGTSPTGSGGGGEGGSGEGGAPTTTTTTGAGGATPGIGLEGDVYAHLHGNGCSAAGAAGQSRTRHDPTWLIAAIAALAAARRPRGCSAGAQKPRQ, translated from the coding sequence ATGAAAAGCTCGATCGGATTGCGGGTCCTGGTCACGTTCCTCGTGACCTTGCTGATGGTGGTGAGCGTGCTCGGGTGCGCCTCACGCGACGACCTGGGAGGCAGCGCCGCCGACCGCATACGCCAGCGCTTCCCCGCCCACGCCGCCGAAGTCCTCGGCCACCCCGCCGACGCAGCACCCGTCTCCACCGATACCGGCTTCGCCCTCGGCCTCCCCGGCCCGCGCGACACCTCTCCCTCCGTGCGCGCCCAGCTCCCTCGCGACGGCAGCGACTGGATCCACCTCGAAGCCCCGGGTGACTTCCACGTCCGCGTCCGCGAAGACGGCGCCACCGGCGCAGGCCACCTCGTCGATGCCACCGTCAGCTACCGCCGCAACGACGGCGCCTCCTTCTGGCGCACCGCGGCCGACGGCATCGAAGAGTGGCTCCTCCTCGATCCTGCACCCTCCTCCGCAGCCACCGCGCGCGAGACCGAACTCACCTGGCAGATCGACGGCGCCACCTTGCGCCAGCGTGCCGACGCCATCGACCTCCTCGACGACGTGGGCCGACCGCGCCTCCAGGTGACCGCGCCCCGCGCCTTCGGCGAAGACGGCCGCTCGCTCCCCGTCACCCTCGAAGCCCGCGGCACCACCATCGCCCTGCGCGTGGAAACCGCAGGCGCCCTCGCCCTCGTCGACCCCCTCTGGCGTCCCGTGGCCGCCATGAGCATCGAGCGTCAGGCCCACACCGCCACCCGCCTCGCGAACGGCCGCGTCCTCATCGTCGGAGGTCACCACTTCGGCGACGAACTCGCGAGCGCCGAGCTGTACGACCCCGCGACGAGCGCCTGGGCCCTCACCAGCGCCATGAACGCCCCGCGCGCCTACCACTCCGCAACGCCGCTGAGCAATGGCCGCGTCCTCGTCATCGGTGGCCTGAGCAATGGCGACTACCCCCCGAGCGCGGAGCTGTACAATCCGGTGGGCGGGACCTGGTCCCCCGTCAACTTCCCCGGCCCGGGCCGATTCCGTCACACGGCGACGCTGCTCCCCAGCGGCAACGTCCTCGTCGTCGGCGGCTACAACGGCAGCCACCTCTCCTCGGTCTTGATCTACGAGACGACCACCACCTCCTGGTTCGCCGAAGACCCCATCACCTTCGCCCGCTCCGCGCACACCGCCACCTTGCTGAACGACGGCCGCGTCCTCATCGTCGGCGGCTATGGCAACGGCGGCTACCTCGCGAGCGTGGAGCTGTTCGACCCGTCGAACGGCACCTGGGCTCAGACCGGCTCGCTGAACATCGGGCGCTACCGCCACACCGCGACCCTGCTGAGTGACGGACGCGTCCTCGTCACGGGCGGCGAGGGAAACGACGGCCTCCAGGTGAGCGCGGAGCTGTACGACCCGTCGAACGGCACCTGGACCGAGGTCGGCGCGATGGACCGAGGGCGCTTCGATCACGCCGCCGTGCTCACGGCAGATGGCCGCGTGCTCGTCACCGGCGGCTCCTGGGGGGGCGACGAAGAGGCCAGCGCCGAACTCTACGACCCTGCCCAGGACACCTGGACCCGCGCGCCCTCCATGGTCTTTCCCAGGACCGAGCACACCGCGACTTTGCTCCAGAGTGGCGACATCCTCATCGCGGGGAGCCTGGCCTGGGCCACCGCCGAGGTGTACCTGCCTGCGGCCACCAACTCCTGGACCCCTGGCGCGCCCATGAACGTCTCGCGCTCGGGCCCCTCTGCCACGCCGCTGGTCGACGGCCGCGTGCTCGTCGCAGGAGGTCACGGCGACGGAGGCCACCTGTCGACCGCCGAGCTGTATGACCCGACGAACGGCACCTGGACCGCTGCCGGCCCGATGAGCACGACGCGGTACGGCCACACCGCGACACGGCTCGCCGCCGGCAGCGTGCTGGTGACCGGATCGGTCACTGGCGACCGAAGGGGGGACATCTACGACCCCACCACGAACGTCTGGACCCCCACCGGCTCCATGAGCCTCGCGCGTGACGCCCACACCGCGACCCTGCTGAGCGACGGTCGCGTCCTGGTGGTCGGTGGCAAGTCGGGCGCGGTCGTTCACGAAGGCGCCGAACTCTACGATCCGATGGGCGGCACCTGGACGACGACGGGCGCCATGTCCACCCCCCGCTCCCATCACACCGCGACCCGGCTCGCCAACGGCCGCGTGCTGGTCACGGGGGGCTATGGCACCGTCAGCTTCCTGGCGAGCGCCGAGATCTACGATCCAGGCAACGGCTCCTGGATCCCCGTGAGCCCGATGAGCATCGAGCGGGGCAGCCACACCGCGACGCTGCTGAACGACGGCCGCGTCCTCGTGATCGGCGGCATGGGCCACGGCAGCGACATCGCGCAAGGCGAGCTGTTCGACCCGGGCACCGGCACCTGGACCCCTGCGCTCTCCGTCAGCGCCATGCGCTACGGCCACACCGCGGCGCTGCTGAGCGACGGCCGCGTCCTCGTCGCCGGCGGCCGCACGTCGAACGGCCTGCTCGGCGACACCGCCCTCTTCGACCCGGCCAACAGCAGCTGGTCTCGCGTCGGCACCCTGTTCCGGGGGCGCATGGAGAGCACCGCGACCCTGCTGCAAGACAGCCGCGTCCTTCTGGCAGGCGGCCACTCCGGCGGCTTCTTCCTCACCCAGACCGAGCTCCACGGCAGCCTCCAGAGCGGCCTCCCCCTCGGCGCTGCCTGTGCCTCGGGCGGCACCTGTGCCTCCGGCTTCTGCGCCGACGGCGTCTGCTGCGACACCCCCTGCACCGGCACCTGCGCTGCCTGCACCGTCGCCCTCAAAGGCGGCGGCGTGAGCGGCCAGTGTGGCCCGGTCCGCGTCGGCACCGACCCTGGCGACGAGTGCCCCTCCGAGAACACCCCCTGCGGCAACACCGGCCAGTGCGACGGCGCCGGCGCCTGTCAGAAGCGCCCCCAGGGCACCTCCTGCGGCACTGGCACCTGCCTCGACATCAACCAGGCCCAGACCCGCGCCTGCGACGGCCTCGGCGCCTGCGTCGACGTCCCCCAGCCCTGCGGCAACTACCTCTGCGACAGCGGCGCCTGCTACGCCCACTGCGTCATCGACAACCAGTGCATCGTCGAGGCCCACTGCACCTCGAACGGCACCTGCATCTTCGACAAACCCCTCGGCGCCCCCTGCCGACTGCCCAAGGAGTGCCAGAGCCAGGCCTGCCTCGCGAGCGTCTGCGCCGCCGACGCCGACCGCGACGACATCCCCGACGCGCTCGACAACTGCCCCGACGTCCCCAACACCCCGCAGACCGACACTGACGGCGATGGCCTCGGCGACGCCTGCGACCCCGACGACGACAACGACGGCATCCTCGACGCCGCCGACAACTGCCCCCTCATCCCGAACCCCGACCAGGCCGACGTCAACGGCGATGGCCTCGGCGACGCCTGCGACTGCGCCAGCCCCGCGAAGCCCAACGGCGCCCCCTGCGACGACGGCAACCCCTGCACCCTGGCCGACACCTGCCAGAACGGCGCGTGCGTCGGCGGCAGCCCCTTCACCTGCCCCCAGCCCGACCCCCTGGCCTGCCGCTTCTCCGTCTGCGAGCCCGCCATCGGCACCTGCGCCCACCCCGTCAAGATCGACGGCGCCCCTTGCCCCGACGGCGAGTGCATCGCGGGCGGCTGCTTCACCGGCCAGAACCCTGGCACCTCCCCCACCGGCAGCGGCGGCGGTGGCGAAGGCGGCAGCGGCGAAGGCGGCGCGCCCACGACGACCACCACCACGGGCGCGGGCGGCGCGACGCCTGGCATCGGCCTGGAAGGCGACGTGTACGCCCACCTCCACGGCAACGGCTGCTCCGCGGCAGGTGCTGCGGGCCAGAGCAGAACCCGCCACGACCCCACCTGGTTGATCGCCGCCATCGCTGCCCTCGCGGCGGCCCGTCGCCCGCGTGGATGCTCCGCGGGAGCGCAGAAGCCCCGGCAGTAG